One window of Natrinema sp. SYSU A 869 genomic DNA carries:
- a CDS encoding transposase produces the protein MSVDDISNWSVEFGPIDAEIEFHPRDIKLLANAMLSDSAAILGVNESGIWIRSNVYRQATHAHCPADAVPEFECSTAGAVAVHPSHLTTLRFATLATDPEHVVVSLDDDRITMEANEYGGTVPTVVPDREDGQHQRLADFDLSTIHDRHTAEARVVDWKFEDFLDLKADSPDSLLTLTPDRVDIMSSFGDAHWHWKDSSGSGEATYRGQELLEVFDQLYPFETTPRFAWSDDETVAMRVRCDGWLAIGYVAPSRDSTPNNSRDESDTTPRCCPNCDSQLERDPSTGNWKCQSPKCGFRSITLE, from the coding sequence ATGTCTGTAGATGATATCAGTAATTGGTCGGTCGAGTTTGGGCCAATCGACGCTGAGATCGAGTTCCATCCGAGAGATATCAAGTTGTTAGCGAACGCGATGTTGTCTGATTCAGCTGCGATTCTTGGGGTGAACGAATCAGGGATCTGGATCCGATCGAATGTGTATCGTCAGGCAACGCACGCTCATTGTCCGGCAGACGCAGTTCCGGAATTCGAGTGTTCAACTGCTGGTGCTGTAGCGGTTCATCCGTCGCACCTTACAACCCTCCGGTTCGCTACTCTTGCTACTGATCCCGAGCACGTAGTGGTTTCACTCGACGACGACCGGATAACCATGGAAGCAAATGAGTATGGCGGAACTGTGCCGACTGTGGTCCCTGACCGTGAAGATGGCCAGCACCAGCGACTTGCTGATTTCGATCTCAGCACGATCCATGACCGTCATACTGCTGAAGCCCGCGTTGTTGACTGGAAGTTCGAAGATTTTCTCGACCTGAAAGCAGACTCTCCCGACTCACTGCTCACACTCACCCCTGACAGAGTGGATATTATGTCCTCATTCGGAGACGCACACTGGCACTGGAAAGACAGTTCCGGCTCTGGGGAAGCGACGTATCGCGGGCAAGAACTTCTCGAAGTGTTCGATCAGCTCTACCCGTTTGAGACGACCCCTCGTTTCGCGTGGAGTGATGACGAGACAGTTGCGATGCGTGTTCGCTGCGATGGCTGGCTCGCAATCGGCTACGTCGCCCCCTCCCGGGATTCCACACCAAACAATTCTCGAGATGAGTCTGATACGACACCGCGATGCTGTCCCAATTGTGATAGCCAACTTGAACGAGATCCTTCAACCGGGAATTGGAAGTGTCAGTCCCCGAAGTGCGGCTTTCGATCAATTACGTTAGAATGA
- a CDS encoding orc1/cdc6 family replication initiation protein has translation MSGSESFFDNQNYIFANKDLLRISHLVEGDRIIGRKDELNSLAQALKDAVQGHTPNHVLIYGKTGTGKSLCSKYITKDLRSSAAENDVSIGVAYIDCLQHATETQAVRSIAREFNDEAETGISIPSSGLSTGEYYRRFWNILDCRFDVGIIILDEVDKIGDDNILMQLSRAVESGKLEDSTLGIIGISNKIRYKEELNERVKSSLSERDFVFPPYDAKQLRAILESRKDAFQDGVLEDAVIPRVAALAAKEHGDARKAIDILRYAGEIADENGAGTVVEEHVNQAHTREEQNRLAELISKQPPHSKLLLQALAFQTQQAPDDEPAIPTSDIYSTYEVLCEQEGSDPLRIRRVRELLSELSFLSIIEQTRKGRGHGKGAHTIHELVDDPELVLKACKSI, from the coding sequence ATGTCAGGCTCAGAGTCTTTTTTCGACAACCAAAACTATATCTTTGCAAACAAGGACTTGCTACGGATTTCTCATCTGGTCGAGGGTGATCGGATTATCGGTCGAAAGGACGAACTCAACAGCCTCGCGCAGGCACTCAAGGACGCCGTCCAGGGCCACACACCGAATCACGTCCTGATCTACGGGAAGACGGGGACGGGAAAATCTCTCTGCTCAAAGTATATCACGAAGGATCTCCGCTCGAGTGCTGCGGAAAACGACGTTTCAATTGGAGTTGCCTATATTGACTGCCTTCAGCACGCGACGGAAACGCAAGCTGTCCGCTCGATCGCTCGTGAGTTCAACGACGAAGCCGAAACGGGAATCTCGATTCCCTCTTCGGGGCTGAGTACGGGCGAGTATTATCGTCGGTTCTGGAATATCCTCGATTGCCGATTCGATGTGGGTATCATTATCCTCGATGAGGTAGACAAGATCGGCGACGATAATATTTTGATGCAACTTTCTCGAGCCGTCGAATCTGGCAAACTCGAGGACAGCACACTCGGAATCATCGGCATCAGCAATAAGATTCGGTACAAGGAAGAACTCAACGAGCGCGTCAAATCCAGTCTGAGCGAGCGGGATTTCGTCTTCCCACCCTACGATGCGAAGCAACTCCGGGCGATCCTCGAATCGCGAAAAGACGCCTTCCAAGATGGTGTACTCGAGGATGCAGTAATCCCAAGAGTCGCTGCGTTAGCTGCAAAAGAACACGGTGACGCACGCAAAGCGATCGACATCCTCCGCTATGCTGGCGAAATCGCTGATGAGAACGGTGCGGGAACTGTGGTGGAAGAGCACGTGAATCAGGCACACACGCGAGAGGAGCAAAACCGGCTGGCAGAACTCATCTCGAAACAGCCGCCACACTCGAAACTACTCTTACAAGCGCTCGCATTCCAGACTCAACAGGCACCAGACGATGAGCCGGCGATTCCAACGTCAGATATCTATTCGACCTACGAGGTTCTCTGCGAACAGGAGGGCTCTGATCCGCTTCGGATTCGGCGGGTTCGTGAGTTACTGAGCGAACTATCATTCCTCTCGATCATTGAACAGACGCGAAAGGGACGCGGTCACGGCAAGGGCGCACACACAATTCACGAACTGGTCGATGATCCGGAACTGGTCTTGAAGGCCTGCAAATCGATCTAA
- a CDS encoding AAA family ATPase, protein MNYSNGEYTVDDARGDLNVLREVPNKVVSAIENAADEDVLDYLIREQRLDTLHDGRRGIGQIRRAVLKSEVASEDLKRLVITRNDNTPDTMLVPDEVYRNAKVALKTGKPVVLYGPTGTGKTTFAKQLALEHSIGYSLNTATPSWTAKDIIGGIGPSLSGRRLDYETELGCVSEAVKRSKDFDIDYTVILDEITRADISKIFGPLYTAIENPQQELIETDDGEPITLNENVNIICTMNMSDRTVNELDNAITRRFAMIEVDQYSDDSRRELFEKFIDDHIDSVDSSSSPQIDEARLLELFERDYCGINGGTNETSQGPIMRFGPMHYEDIAKFVGESTDDPELYLDDPGKAVGQAFRTYIVPRLLNSAAFPQIERIENHYRALNDEFEEFDLTPAADLAKRELEAEQRQLGSYE, encoded by the coding sequence ATGAACTATTCAAACGGCGAGTATACAGTGGACGATGCGAGAGGCGATTTGAATGTTCTTCGAGAAGTTCCGAACAAGGTCGTGAGCGCGATCGAAAACGCTGCTGACGAGGACGTTCTCGACTATCTGATTAGAGAACAACGGCTCGACACCCTCCACGACGGGAGACGAGGGATCGGCCAGATCCGTCGAGCAGTCCTCAAGTCCGAGGTAGCGTCCGAAGATCTCAAACGGCTCGTCATCACGAGGAACGACAATACGCCGGATACCATGCTCGTTCCTGACGAAGTCTACCGAAACGCGAAAGTAGCACTGAAGACCGGAAAGCCGGTCGTCCTGTACGGACCGACCGGGACGGGGAAGACAACGTTCGCGAAACAACTGGCGCTCGAGCATTCAATCGGCTATTCGCTCAACACGGCCACCCCCTCGTGGACAGCGAAAGATATCATCGGTGGAATCGGACCGAGTTTGAGCGGGCGTCGACTCGACTACGAGACCGAACTGGGTTGTGTCTCGGAGGCGGTGAAACGATCGAAGGACTTCGACATCGACTACACCGTTATTCTCGACGAGATTACCCGCGCCGATATCTCCAAGATCTTCGGTCCACTCTACACGGCAATCGAGAACCCGCAGCAGGAACTCATCGAGACTGATGATGGCGAACCGATCACTCTCAACGAGAACGTGAATATCATCTGCACGATGAACATGTCGGATCGGACGGTGAACGAACTCGATAACGCCATCACACGACGATTCGCTATGATTGAGGTCGACCAGTACAGCGACGATAGTCGACGGGAACTCTTCGAGAAGTTCATCGACGACCACATCGATTCCGTGGACTCGTCCAGCTCACCGCAGATAGACGAAGCACGTCTTCTGGAGCTGTTTGAGAGAGATTATTGCGGGATCAACGGTGGAACAAATGAGACGTCGCAAGGACCGATCATGCGGTTCGGTCCGATGCACTACGAGGATATCGCGAAGTTCGTCGGAGAATCGACGGACGATCCGGAACTGTACCTTGATGACCCAGGTAAAGCGGTCGGGCAAGCGTTTCGGACGTACATCGTTCCACGGCTCCTAAACTCTGCGGCGTTCCCGCAGATAGAGCGGATCGAAAACCACTATCGCGCCCTCAACGACGAGTTTGAGGAGTTCGATCTAACCCCTGCGGCCGATCTCGCAAAGCGTGAGCTCGAGGCAGAGCAGCGTCAGTTGGGTTCCTATGAATAG
- a CDS encoding restriction endonuclease, producing MNSGDGHYIYGPETFDVPERGEIVIEDCPESIVDQLERASFDRVTPNVFKKTQEAFDEDTEYTVLTATVDGSTLRVEARDVVGIVSLTPTAKVQINPKIDWEPVFDMVLAVYDQNRSLEYRGVPLQNFLGDDIELSDIFLILALNYLEGIDVIHRNGFIRDLETRRADLDDVRGEIDVKQTLVNHAEGRTQHHCVLKEVEYDNPANSLLHYAGTVLLRLFRDHSDEYDYPGYNHIFSQVHRELRKLEELGVSSSPRRIGEYRSFSLYDLPKERHYYRKALDVSKAIATSSLSRQLERGQRELTIDYVINMESLFEQYSQVVLEQQLEKIKTYDHRDDLVDVTAVGSPSVKPFADEANIYHQPDHAVQRGTETLAILDSKYYADGHDPVKESPSRSRLFSYAYLLQAEYLGFLCPLLEPKRRTVTQTDAELQIVSPEGEHFTLESYEAAMYEYLYTVLVTEAPELEPFHAVAEHDLCLDGVSETDLDRAREMSSPFTFKDTREFSLRVIKAAADQHSWNVRNRNDLEQDGEWTREQIETRCNDRYKHATTCIPVFRRDEGEEWIDLYFLNNGTGEIEKEKPLKLLER from the coding sequence ATGAATAGTGGCGACGGTCATTATATTTACGGACCCGAAACGTTCGACGTTCCGGAGCGCGGCGAGATCGTTATCGAAGACTGTCCGGAGTCGATCGTCGATCAACTTGAGCGAGCCTCGTTCGACCGCGTCACCCCGAACGTCTTCAAGAAAACCCAGGAGGCGTTCGATGAGGATACCGAGTATACGGTGCTCACAGCTACCGTCGACGGTTCGACGCTTCGAGTAGAGGCACGTGACGTCGTCGGAATCGTCAGCCTCACGCCCACGGCGAAGGTCCAAATCAATCCAAAGATCGACTGGGAACCGGTCTTCGATATGGTGCTTGCGGTCTACGATCAGAACCGCTCGCTCGAGTATCGCGGCGTTCCCTTACAGAATTTTCTGGGTGACGACATCGAACTCTCGGACATCTTCCTGATTCTTGCTCTCAATTACTTGGAGGGAATCGACGTCATTCACCGGAACGGATTCATCCGCGATCTCGAAACTCGGCGGGCGGATCTCGACGATGTTCGTGGGGAGATCGACGTCAAGCAAACCCTTGTAAACCACGCAGAAGGACGTACACAGCACCATTGTGTCTTGAAAGAAGTCGAATACGACAATCCGGCAAACTCGTTGCTTCATTATGCCGGAACAGTGTTACTCCGACTCTTTCGGGATCACTCTGACGAGTACGATTATCCCGGGTATAATCACATCTTCTCACAGGTACACCGAGAACTACGCAAACTCGAGGAACTCGGAGTGTCCAGCTCCCCCCGGCGGATCGGTGAGTATCGATCGTTCTCACTATACGACCTCCCGAAGGAACGTCACTACTACCGGAAAGCGTTGGATGTCTCGAAGGCGATCGCCACCTCTTCTCTCAGTCGGCAGCTCGAACGGGGCCAGCGTGAGTTGACGATCGACTACGTCATCAACATGGAGTCGCTGTTCGAGCAGTATTCGCAAGTCGTCCTCGAACAGCAACTCGAGAAGATCAAGACGTACGATCACCGGGATGATCTCGTCGACGTGACCGCTGTGGGGTCGCCGTCGGTAAAGCCATTCGCAGACGAGGCGAACATCTACCATCAGCCCGATCACGCGGTCCAGCGGGGTACGGAGACGCTCGCCATCTTGGACTCGAAGTATTACGCCGACGGTCACGACCCAGTCAAAGAGTCGCCGTCGCGATCGCGTCTGTTCAGTTATGCGTATCTACTTCAGGCCGAGTATCTTGGGTTCCTGTGTCCGTTGCTCGAACCTAAGCGCCGGACGGTTACGCAGACGGATGCAGAACTGCAGATCGTTTCCCCCGAAGGCGAGCACTTCACGCTCGAGTCGTACGAGGCTGCCATGTACGAGTACCTCTACACGGTGCTCGTCACGGAGGCCCCGGAACTCGAGCCGTTCCACGCGGTTGCCGAACATGACCTCTGTCTCGACGGCGTCAGCGAGACAGATCTCGATCGGGCCCGAGAGATGAGCAGTCCGTTCACGTTCAAAGACACGAGGGAATTCTCGCTGCGGGTTATCAAAGCAGCGGCCGATCAGCACTCGTGGAACGTCCGCAATCGGAACGATTTAGAGCAGGACGGCGAGTGGACGCGCGAGCAGATCGAGACGCGGTGCAACGATCGATACAAACACGCGACGACCTGTATTCCGGTTTTCCGTCGGGACGAGGGGGAGGAGTGGATTGATCTCTACTTCCTCAATAACGGGACCGGAGAAATAGAGAAGGAAAAACCGCTCAAACTGCTCGAGCGCTGA